A genomic window from Massilia sp. METH4 includes:
- a CDS encoding response regulator: protein MAKTILAVDDSSSLRQMVAFSLKAAGYQVVEAVDGQDGLEKAKQGAVDLVLTDQNMPKMDGLQLIKSLRELPAYAKTPILMLTTESSDEMKAKGRAAGANGWLVKPFDPQRLIEVVKKVIG from the coding sequence ATGGCTAAAACGATTCTTGCGGTTGACGATTCCAGCTCCCTGCGCCAGATGGTGGCGTTCAGCCTGAAGGCCGCCGGCTACCAGGTGGTGGAAGCGGTCGACGGCCAGGACGGACTGGAAAAGGCGAAGCAGGGCGCGGTCGACCTGGTGCTGACCGACCAGAACATGCCGAAGATGGATGGCCTGCAGCTCATCAAGAGCCTGCGCGAGCTGCCCGCCTACGCCAAGACGCCGATCCTGATGCTGACCACCGAATCGTCCGACGAGATGAAGGCCAAGGGCCGCGCGGCCGGTGCGAACGGCTGGCTGGTCAAGCCGTTCGACCCGCAACGCCTGATCGAGGTGGTCAAGAAGGTCATCGGCTGA
- a CDS encoding class I SAM-dependent methyltransferase — MTPARLFRLPAVQALLCQLAALVPTAALAVALDAFGRGLTLLEACALQGAVAMSITWKIGLAPWWRIIELLFPVALLAALGLQLPPVLFLLVFVVLLGWYWSTFRTQVPYFPSSPAVWQAVEQLVPGRPGVRVVDVGSGLGGFTLHLARARPDARCTGIELAPLPYLYSALRARFTGSRAQFIRGDYEKLHFGDYDLVFAYLSPAVMSGLFDKARREMKVGSLLVSYEFNIPGFKPDKTIFTTEGAPPLFVWAF; from the coding sequence GTGACGCCAGCCCGGCTTTTTCGTTTGCCGGCCGTGCAGGCACTGCTCTGCCAGCTGGCCGCCCTGGTGCCCACGGCGGCGCTGGCGGTCGCGCTCGATGCGTTCGGACGCGGGCTGACCCTGCTGGAAGCGTGCGCCCTGCAAGGGGCCGTGGCCATGTCGATCACCTGGAAGATCGGCCTGGCGCCCTGGTGGCGCATCATCGAGCTGCTGTTTCCGGTCGCGCTGCTTGCCGCGCTGGGCCTGCAACTGCCGCCGGTGCTGTTCCTGCTCGTGTTCGTCGTGCTGCTGGGGTGGTACTGGTCCACCTTTCGCACACAGGTGCCGTATTTTCCTTCCAGCCCGGCCGTCTGGCAGGCGGTCGAGCAACTCGTGCCCGGCCGCCCGGGCGTGCGCGTCGTCGATGTCGGAAGCGGTCTCGGCGGCTTCACGCTGCACCTGGCGCGCGCCCGGCCCGACGCCCGGTGCACCGGCATCGAACTTGCGCCCTTGCCGTATTTATATTCCGCGCTGCGCGCCCGATTCACCGGCAGCCGCGCGCAATTCATCCGTGGCGATTATGAAAAGCTTCATTTCGGCGACTATGACCTGGTGTTTGCTTATTTATCACCCGCGGTAATGTCGGGCTTATTTGACAAGGCGCGGCGGGAAATGAAAGTTGGCAGCTTGTTAGTAAGTTACGAATTCAATATCCCAGGTTTCAAACCGGACAAGACCATCTTTACCACAGAGGGAGCGCCGCCGCTATTTGTTTGGGCGTTTTGA
- the flhC gene encoding flagellar transcriptional regulator FlhC, with the protein MSNAGKKSVVSEAQEIQLAIELINLGARLQLLESEVSLSRERLLKLYKELKGVSPPKGMLPFSTDWFLTWQPNIHASLFINIHDFLVQHAGATGIHAVMKAYQLYLEQMPPAPGEEPLLSLTRAWTLVRFFSSRMLEMKACKKCQGKFVVNAMDLNGDYHCGLCHMPSRAGKTRKAKEESLAA; encoded by the coding sequence ATGAGTAACGCAGGCAAGAAAAGCGTGGTCAGCGAAGCGCAGGAAATCCAGCTGGCGATCGAGCTCATCAATTTGGGTGCGCGGCTGCAATTGCTGGAGTCCGAGGTATCGCTGTCGCGCGAGCGGCTGCTCAAGCTGTACAAGGAACTGAAGGGCGTGTCGCCGCCGAAAGGCATGCTGCCGTTCTCCACGGACTGGTTCCTGACCTGGCAGCCGAACATCCATGCTTCCCTGTTCATCAATATCCACGACTTCCTCGTCCAGCACGCCGGCGCCACTGGCATCCATGCCGTGATGAAGGCTTATCAGCTGTACCTGGAGCAGATGCCTCCCGCCCCCGGCGAGGAGCCGCTGCTGTCGCTGACGCGCGCCTGGACGCTGGTGCGCTTCTTCAGCAGCAGGATGCTTGAAATGAAAGCCTGCAAGAAATGCCAGGGCAAGTTCGTCGTCAACGCGATGGACCTGAACGGCGATTACCACTGCGGCCTGTGCCACATGCCCTCGCGGGCCGGCAAGACGCGCAAGGCCAAAGAAGAATCCCTGGCCGCGTGA
- the cheA gene encoding chemotaxis protein CheA: protein MTIDISQFFQVFFDEAEELLAEMERLLLAVDVDAPTEEDLNAIFRTAHSVKGGAGTFGLTDMTEVTHVLETLLDKIRKGEMALTLDHVDAFLAAKDALKMQLDGHRLGTPVDQDAVGDVRMMLQHLAQDVQVEAIAHVAPAFQGAAVDEEAIDHSGGRRWRLELPPMAHREVTALAAELGLLAHVVVTPIDAERNAMVVTTHESLDDIVAICSFVLNTEDMNIVELPPLTDEQAAAERAERSKVEDDLGYGFFEPLTPAETMVTQAGEGYGFFQPLEEIRANAETGADDARGYGFFQPVEQIRAAAGIKDTPATESVAEEKKALKKEVEKAAVAHGQGAESSSIRVSIEKVDQLINLVGELVITQAMIEQRAEVLDPMLHEKLLASVSQLTRNTRDLQEAVMSIRMMPMDFVFSRFPRMVRDLAHKLGKKVDFITNGAATELDKGLIERIVDPLTHLVRNSIDHGIEMPEVRRAAGKADAGRLFLSASHQGGNIIIEVSDDGGGLNRERILAKAKQNGLPVSDTMPDADVWQLIFAPGFSTAEQVTDVSGRGVGMDVVKRNITAMGGTVDIRSAKGFGTTISISLPLTLAILDGMSIRVGEEVYILPLGFVVESLQPTEKDVREISGKGRVVKVRGEYLPLIPLYQMFGIAPRFAEPWEGILVILETEGKRACLFVDELVGQQQVVVKNLESNYRKVAGISGATILGDGGVALILDVAALIRSSRQLVGETTLSTLG, encoded by the coding sequence ATGACCATCGACATTAGCCAGTTCTTCCAGGTCTTCTTCGACGAAGCCGAGGAGCTGCTGGCTGAAATGGAACGGCTGCTGCTCGCGGTCGACGTGGACGCGCCGACCGAGGAAGACCTGAACGCGATCTTCCGCACCGCCCATTCGGTGAAGGGCGGCGCGGGCACGTTCGGGCTGACCGACATGACCGAAGTCACGCACGTGCTCGAGACCCTGCTGGACAAGATCCGCAAGGGCGAGATGGCGCTCACGCTCGATCACGTCGACGCCTTCCTGGCGGCCAAGGACGCGCTGAAGATGCAGCTCGACGGCCACCGGCTGGGCACGCCCGTTGACCAGGATGCCGTCGGCGACGTGCGCATGATGCTGCAACACCTGGCGCAGGACGTGCAGGTGGAAGCGATCGCCCACGTGGCTCCGGCGTTCCAGGGCGCGGCCGTGGACGAGGAGGCGATCGACCACAGCGGCGGGCGCCGCTGGCGGCTCGAGCTGCCGCCGATGGCGCATCGCGAGGTGACGGCGCTGGCGGCCGAGCTGGGCCTGCTGGCGCACGTGGTGGTCACGCCGATCGACGCGGAACGCAACGCGATGGTCGTGACCACGCACGAAAGCCTGGACGACATCGTGGCGATCTGCTCCTTCGTGCTGAACACGGAAGACATGAACATCGTCGAGCTGCCGCCGCTGACGGACGAGCAGGCCGCGGCCGAGCGTGCCGAGCGCAGCAAGGTCGAGGACGACCTGGGCTACGGCTTCTTCGAACCGTTGACTCCTGCCGAGACGATGGTCACGCAGGCGGGCGAAGGCTACGGCTTCTTCCAGCCTCTGGAAGAGATCCGCGCCAATGCCGAAACCGGCGCCGACGACGCGCGCGGCTACGGCTTCTTCCAGCCCGTCGAGCAGATTCGCGCGGCGGCCGGCATCAAGGATACGCCGGCCACGGAGTCCGTCGCGGAAGAAAAGAAGGCGCTGAAGAAGGAAGTGGAAAAGGCCGCCGTGGCGCACGGCCAGGGTGCCGAATCGTCGTCGATCCGCGTCTCGATCGAGAAGGTTGACCAGCTGATCAACCTGGTCGGCGAGCTGGTGATCACGCAGGCCATGATCGAGCAGCGCGCCGAGGTGCTGGACCCGATGCTGCACGAAAAGCTGCTGGCTTCCGTCAGCCAGCTGACGCGCAATACGCGCGACCTTCAGGAAGCGGTGATGTCGATCCGCATGATGCCGATGGACTTCGTGTTCTCGCGCTTCCCGCGCATGGTGCGCGACCTGGCCCACAAGCTGGGCAAGAAGGTCGACTTCATCACGAACGGCGCGGCGACGGAGCTGGACAAGGGCCTGATCGAGCGCATCGTCGATCCGCTGACGCACCTGGTGCGCAACAGCATCGACCACGGCATCGAAATGCCGGAGGTGCGGCGCGCGGCCGGCAAGGCCGACGCGGGCAGGCTGTTCCTGTCGGCCTCGCACCAGGGCGGCAACATCATCATCGAGGTATCCGACGACGGCGGCGGCCTGAATCGCGAGCGCATCCTGGCCAAGGCGAAGCAGAACGGCTTGCCGGTGTCGGACACGATGCCCGACGCCGACGTGTGGCAGCTGATTTTCGCGCCGGGCTTCTCGACGGCCGAGCAGGTGACCGACGTGTCCGGCCGCGGCGTGGGCATGGATGTCGTCAAGCGCAACATCACGGCGATGGGCGGCACCGTCGACATCCGCTCGGCCAAGGGCTTCGGCACCACGATCTCGATCTCGCTGCCGCTGACCCTGGCGATCCTGGACGGCATGTCGATCCGGGTGGGCGAGGAAGTCTACATCCTGCCGCTGGGCTTCGTGGTGGAGTCGCTGCAGCCCACGGAAAAGGATGTGCGCGAGATTTCCGGCAAGGGCCGCGTGGTCAAGGTGCGCGGCGAATACCTGCCGTTGATCCCGCTGTACCAGATGTTCGGCATCGCCCCGCGCTTTGCCGAACCGTGGGAAGGGATCCTCGTGATCCTGGAAACGGAAGGCAAGCGCGCCTGCCTGTTCGTCGACGAACTGGTCGGCCAGCAGCAGGTGGTGGTGAAGAACCTGGAATCGAATTACCGCAAGGTTGCCGGCATCTCCGGGGCGACGATCCTTGGCGATGGCGGGGTCGCGCTGATTCTCGACGTGGCGGCGCTGATCCGTTCGTCGCGCCAGCTGGTGGGCGAAACCACGCTGAGTACGCTGGGCTGA
- the flhD gene encoding flagellar transcriptional regulator FlhD, which translates to MTANDMMAEIRDANLSYLMLAQQMIRADKVTAIFRLGISADIADLIEGMSNAQILKLAGGNMMLARFRFDDSAILSMLTNYNKDRSLAQSHAAILMAGQGVEEIA; encoded by the coding sequence ATGACTGCGAACGACATGATGGCCGAGATCCGCGACGCGAACCTCTCCTACCTGATGCTGGCCCAGCAGATGATCCGCGCGGACAAGGTCACGGCAATCTTCCGCCTTGGCATCTCGGCCGATATCGCCGACCTGATCGAAGGCATGAGCAACGCCCAGATCCTGAAGCTGGCGGGCGGCAACATGATGCTGGCCCGCTTCCGCTTCGACGACAGCGCGATCCTGTCGATGCTGACCAACTACAACAAGGACCGTTCGCTGGCGCAATCGCACGCGGCAATCCTGATGGCTGGACAGGGCGTCGAAGAAATCGCCTGA
- the kynA gene encoding tryptophan 2,3-dioxygenase, translating into MSEQDKDGAWHGAQMDFSKSMSYGDYLGLEQILNAQHPLSPNHNELLFIVQHQTSELWMKLMLHEMHAVREHIRRDDLPPAFKMLARVARIMDQLVHAWDVLATMTPPEYTAIRPYLGASSGFQSYQYREIEFILGNKNAQLLAVHASTPATHEILHRALHEPSVYDEAVRLLARNGLPVSGARLAADPTLPTAADESVKAAWLEVYRDPAKHWALYELAEKLVDLETAFRFWRFRHVTTVERIIGFKTGTGGTAGVSYLRKMLDVVLFPELFALRTEL; encoded by the coding sequence ATGAGCGAACAAGACAAGGACGGCGCGTGGCACGGCGCGCAGATGGATTTTTCGAAGTCGATGAGCTACGGCGACTACCTGGGCCTGGAGCAAATCCTGAACGCGCAGCATCCACTGTCGCCGAACCACAACGAACTGCTGTTCATCGTGCAGCACCAGACCAGCGAGCTGTGGATGAAGCTGATGCTGCACGAAATGCACGCGGTGCGCGAGCACATCCGCCGCGACGACCTGCCGCCCGCCTTCAAGATGCTGGCCCGCGTGGCGCGCATCATGGACCAGCTGGTGCATGCCTGGGACGTGCTGGCGACGATGACGCCGCCCGAATACACGGCGATCCGCCCCTATCTGGGCGCCTCGTCCGGCTTCCAGTCCTACCAGTACCGCGAGATCGAATTCATCCTCGGGAACAAGAACGCGCAACTGCTCGCGGTGCACGCCTCCACGCCGGCCACCCACGAGATCCTGCACCGCGCGCTGCATGAACCGTCCGTGTACGACGAAGCCGTGCGGCTACTGGCCCGCAACGGCCTGCCGGTGTCCGGCGCCCGCCTCGCGGCGGACCCGACACTGCCCACGGCGGCCGACGAATCCGTGAAGGCGGCCTGGCTGGAAGTGTATCGGGACCCGGCGAAGCACTGGGCGCTGTACGAGCTGGCCGAAAAGCTGGTGGACCTGGAAACGGCCTTTCGCTTCTGGCGCTTCCGCCACGTGACCACCGTGGAGCGCATCATCGGCTTCAAGACAGGCACCGGGGGCACGGCGGGCGTGAGCTACCTGCGCAAGATGCTCGACGTGGTGCTGTTCCCGGAGCTGTTTGCGCTGCGTACCGAACTCTAG
- a CDS encoding chemotaxis protein: MNRKKILGSHVKRLLSGVSDHGKRHLTEVETDLLQTNLLLEEAIEKLSRNFMAIHEAVNDRQDTIRLLLDGGTPSPEDKEKLEAMNEQVGAYVNAAITSMQFQDLTSQLIDRTLKRVTGLREFLATLGAHGAEMNPDSDNDEMVELLGKVSMALAIQSLELRNVLRKAVSQKHLESGDIELF; this comes from the coding sequence ATGAACAGAAAAAAAATCCTCGGCTCCCACGTGAAGCGCCTGCTGTCCGGCGTGTCCGACCACGGCAAGCGGCACCTGACGGAGGTGGAAACGGACCTGCTGCAGACGAACCTGCTGCTGGAAGAAGCGATCGAGAAGCTGTCGCGCAATTTCATGGCGATCCACGAGGCCGTCAACGACCGGCAGGACACGATCCGCCTGCTGCTCGACGGCGGCACGCCGTCGCCCGAGGACAAGGAAAAGCTCGAGGCGATGAACGAGCAGGTGGGTGCCTACGTGAATGCGGCGATCACCAGCATGCAGTTCCAGGACCTGACGAGCCAGCTGATCGACCGCACCCTGAAGCGCGTGACGGGCTTGCGCGAATTCCTCGCCACGCTGGGCGCCCACGGCGCCGAGATGAACCCGGACAGCGACAACGACGAGATGGTCGAGCTGCTGGGGAAGGTCAGCATGGCGCTGGCGATCCAGAGCCTCGAGCTGCGCAATGTGCTGCGCAAGGCGGTAAGCCAGAAGCACCTCGAGAGCGGCGATATCGAGCTGTTCTGA
- the kynU gene encoding kynureninase, producing MIPTRADCLARDAADPLAPLRAAFDLPAGVIYLDGNSLGARPRAASARAAEVIGREWGQDLITSWNTAGWFDLPKRLGAKLASLIGALPGEVAVTDTTSINLFKALAGALAMQARDPRRTTIVTERSNFPTDIYMAEGLSGWLGRGHTVRLVDSPDEIAGALGPDTAVLLLTHVNYRTGHMHDMAALTALAHEHGALTVWDLAHSAGAVPVDLHGARADFAVGCTYKYLNGGPGAPAFIWVPERHQAAFTQPLSGWWGHAAPFAMAPSFAPCDGIGRALCGTQPVVSLALVECGLDVFAQTDMAALRAKSLALTDLFIGLVEERCAVHPLALVTPRDHARRGSHVSFTHPHGYAMMQALIARGVIGDYREPHIMRFGFTPLYTSFAEVWDAVDILKRILDDADYDVNAARGAVT from the coding sequence ATGATTCCAACCCGCGCCGATTGCCTGGCCCGCGACGCCGCCGATCCGCTGGCGCCGCTGCGCGCCGCCTTCGACCTGCCCGCCGGGGTGATCTACCTGGACGGCAATTCGCTGGGCGCGCGTCCCAGGGCCGCATCGGCGCGCGCCGCCGAGGTGATCGGCCGCGAATGGGGCCAGGACCTGATCACGAGCTGGAACACGGCGGGCTGGTTCGACCTGCCCAAGCGGCTGGGCGCCAAGCTGGCGTCGTTGATCGGCGCCCTGCCCGGCGAGGTGGCGGTGACCGACACCACGTCGATCAACCTGTTCAAGGCGCTGGCCGGCGCACTGGCGATGCAGGCGCGCGACCCGCGCCGCACGACCATCGTGACCGAGCGCAGCAACTTTCCTACCGATATCTATATGGCGGAAGGCTTGTCCGGCTGGTTGGGGCGGGGGCACACGGTGCGCCTGGTCGACAGCCCGGACGAGATTGCCGGTGCGCTCGGCCCGGATACCGCCGTGCTGCTGCTCACGCACGTGAACTACCGCACCGGCCATATGCACGACATGGCGGCGTTGACGGCGCTGGCGCACGAGCATGGCGCCCTCACCGTGTGGGACCTGGCCCATTCGGCCGGCGCCGTGCCGGTGGACCTGCATGGCGCACGCGCCGACTTTGCCGTCGGTTGTACCTATAAATACCTGAACGGCGGCCCGGGCGCCCCGGCCTTCATCTGGGTGCCGGAGCGCCACCAGGCTGCATTCACCCAGCCGCTGTCGGGCTGGTGGGGCCATGCGGCGCCCTTCGCCATGGCGCCTTCGTTCGCCCCGTGCGATGGCATCGGCCGCGCCCTGTGCGGCACGCAGCCCGTCGTGTCGCTGGCACTGGTCGAGTGCGGGCTGGACGTGTTCGCGCAGACCGACATGGCGGCGCTGCGCGCCAAGTCGCTGGCGCTGACGGACCTGTTCATCGGCCTGGTAGAGGAACGCTGCGCCGTCCACCCGCTGGCCCTGGTCACGCCGCGCGACCATGCCCGCCGGGGCAGCCATGTCAGTTTCACCCATCCGCACGGCTATGCGATGATGCAGGCGCTGATCGCACGCGGCGTGATCGGCGACTACCGCGAGCCGCACATCATGCGCTTCGGCTTCACGCCCCTGTATACCAGCTTCGCGGAAGTCTGGGACGCGGTCGACATCCTGAAGCGGATCCTCGACGACGCGGACTACGACGTGAACGCCGCGCGCGGCGCTGTCACCTGA
- the motB gene encoding flagellar motor protein MotB, protein MADEGLRPIIVKRIKKGGGGHHGGAWKIAYADFVTAMMAFFLLMWLLGSTSKGDLNGISEYFKTPLKVAMQGGSGSGDSSSVIAGGGKDLTRKEGQVKAGDDPSTTKKTFNLTAAKQAMEREEKQRLQGLKERLQQKIENTPALQKFKNQLLLDFTSEGLRIQIVDEQNRPMFPSAKADLAAYTREILTEIGPILNDVPNKIGLSGHTDATPYFSENGYSNWELSADRANASRRALVQGGMQDNKVMRVVGLGSAVNLDRKDPFNPINRRISIIVMNKKTEEGLMRDAGKLEIGAGTEATQDAAAVPQRQ, encoded by the coding sequence ATGGCTGATGAAGGCCTGCGGCCCATTATCGTCAAGCGCATCAAGAAAGGCGGCGGCGGTCACCACGGCGGCGCATGGAAGATCGCGTATGCCGACTTCGTGACGGCGATGATGGCCTTCTTCCTGTTGATGTGGCTGCTGGGCTCGACGAGCAAGGGCGACCTGAACGGGATTTCGGAGTATTTCAAGACGCCGCTGAAGGTGGCGATGCAGGGGGGCTCGGGCAGTGGCGACAGCTCGTCCGTGATCGCCGGCGGCGGCAAGGACCTGACGCGCAAGGAAGGCCAGGTGAAGGCCGGCGACGATCCGTCCACCACCAAGAAGACGTTCAACCTGACGGCCGCCAAGCAGGCGATGGAACGGGAAGAGAAGCAGCGCCTGCAGGGCTTGAAGGAACGCCTGCAGCAGAAGATCGAGAACACGCCGGCGCTGCAGAAGTTCAAGAACCAGCTGCTGCTCGACTTTACCAGCGAAGGCTTGCGGATCCAGATCGTGGATGAGCAGAACCGGCCGATGTTCCCGTCCGCGAAGGCGGACCTGGCGGCGTACACGCGCGAGATCCTGACCGAGATCGGGCCGATCCTGAACGACGTGCCGAACAAGATCGGCCTGTCGGGCCACACGGATGCCACGCCGTACTTCTCGGAGAACGGCTACAGCAACTGGGAACTGTCGGCCGACCGCGCGAACGCCTCGCGGCGCGCGCTCGTTCAGGGCGGGATGCAGGACAATAAGGTGATGCGCGTAGTGGGCCTGGGCTCGGCCGTGAACCTGGACCGCAAGGACCCGTTCAACCCGATCAACCGGCGCATCAGCATCATCGTGATGAACAAGAAGACGGAAGAGGGCTTGATGCGCGATGCCGGCAAGCTCGAGATCGGGGCCGGCACCGAGGCCACGCAGGACGCGGCGGCCGTGCCGCAGCGGCAGTGA
- a CDS encoding ribonuclease T2, with product MKQAFTCTPLLLATALLCGGANAAKNKSVGEPGEFDYYALALSWSPSYCATNGDRDPNQCGSGRRLGFVLHGLWPQYENGYPQNCSREKLPEQLRRKYEGIYPSPKLIGHEWSKHGTCSGLGPEGYLALSAKLKDAVVVPAAYRAPEQPVRVTIPQFKEAFRSANPRLAQDAVVPFCTGAGRFLREIRVCYAKDGASRSCGKAEIKRSEKSCGQASFLLQSVR from the coding sequence ATGAAACAAGCATTTACCTGCACCCCCCTGCTGCTGGCTACCGCCCTCCTGTGCGGCGGCGCCAACGCGGCGAAGAACAAGAGCGTGGGCGAGCCCGGCGAGTTCGATTACTACGCGCTGGCCCTGTCGTGGTCGCCGTCGTACTGCGCCACCAATGGCGACCGCGACCCGAACCAGTGCGGCAGCGGCCGCCGCCTGGGCTTCGTGCTGCACGGCCTGTGGCCGCAGTATGAAAACGGCTATCCGCAGAACTGCTCGCGCGAAAAGCTGCCGGAGCAGCTGCGCCGCAAGTACGAGGGCATCTACCCCTCGCCGAAGCTGATCGGCCATGAATGGTCCAAGCACGGCACCTGCTCGGGCCTCGGGCCGGAAGGCTACCTGGCGCTGTCGGCGAAGCTGAAGGATGCCGTGGTGGTGCCGGCCGCCTACCGCGCGCCCGAGCAACCGGTGCGCGTGACGATACCCCAGTTCAAGGAAGCTTTTCGCAGCGCCAACCCGCGCCTGGCCCAGGATGCCGTCGTGCCCTTCTGCACCGGCGCCGGCCGCTTCCTGCGCGAGATCCGCGTCTGCTACGCCAAGGATGGTGCGTCGCGCAGCTGCGGCAAGGCGGAAATCAAGCGTTCGGAAAAGAGCTGCGGCCAGGCTTCCTTCCTGCTGCAAAGCGTGCGGTGA
- the motA gene encoding flagellar motor stator protein MotA, with amino-acid sequence MLVIIGYVVVCVSVFGGFVLAGGHVAVLFQPLELLMIGGAAVGAFFVGNNGKSIKATLAALPTLLKGSRHTKELYMDLMSLLFDILSKVRKEGLMSIEGDIETPEQSPLFSKYPSVLEDHHIVEFMTDYLRLMVSGNMDAFQIENLMDNELETHHHEGAVPAHVIAKLADGLPAFGIVAAVMGVVHTMESVGLPPSELGMLIAKALVGTFLGILLAYGFVGPLSNLLEQKLEESSKMFQCVKVTLLASLNGYAPALAVEFGRKVLYSTERPTFAELEDHIKKSKSK; translated from the coding sequence TTGCTGGTAATTATTGGTTATGTCGTGGTCTGCGTCAGTGTCTTCGGCGGCTTCGTGCTCGCCGGCGGTCACGTCGCGGTCCTGTTCCAGCCGTTGGAACTGCTGATGATCGGGGGCGCCGCCGTGGGCGCTTTCTTCGTCGGCAATAACGGCAAATCGATCAAGGCCACGCTGGCGGCCCTGCCGACCCTGCTCAAGGGTTCGCGCCACACCAAGGAGTTGTACATGGACCTGATGTCGCTGTTGTTCGACATCCTCTCCAAGGTGCGCAAGGAGGGCCTGATGTCGATCGAGGGCGATATCGAGACACCGGAGCAGAGCCCGCTGTTCTCGAAGTACCCGTCGGTGCTCGAGGATCACCACATCGTGGAGTTCATGACGGACTACCTGCGCCTGATGGTGTCGGGCAATATGGACGCGTTCCAGATCGAGAACCTGATGGATAACGAGCTGGAAACCCACCACCACGAGGGTGCCGTGCCGGCGCACGTGATCGCCAAGCTGGCCGACGGCTTGCCGGCCTTCGGCATCGTGGCGGCGGTGATGGGCGTGGTGCACACGATGGAGTCGGTGGGCCTGCCGCCTTCCGAGCTGGGCATGCTGATCGCGAAGGCGCTGGTCGGTACCTTCCTCGGCATCCTGCTCGCCTATGGTTTCGTGGGCCCGCTGTCCAATCTGCTCGAGCAGAAGCTGGAAGAATCGTCGAAGATGTTCCAGTGCGTGAAGGTGACGCTGCTGGCCAGCCTGAACGGCTACGCGCCGGCGCTGGCGGTGGAATTCGGCCGCAAGGTGTTGTACTCGACCGAGCGCCCGACCTTCGCCGAGCTGGAAGACCACATCAAGAAATCGAAGTCCAAGTAA